Proteins from one Lachnospiraceae bacterium KGMB03038 genomic window:
- a CDS encoding response regulator transcription factor, translating to MILTFKDDEDQVLNKVLTLLSGEPKFMTVQHDTAPVFTFPGLTIHPYQRQVFRGETEIPLTHLEFSVLLYLAQQPGRVFSQQQIFEAVWNEDSETCQHSVVSIIHQLRKKVEPDPAQPVYIQTVIHTGYKFVVPKE from the coding sequence ATGATTTTAACTTTCAAGGATGACGAGGATCAGGTTTTGAATAAAGTATTGACCTTGTTATCTGGTGAACCAAAGTTTATGACTGTTCAACATGATACTGCTCCAGTGTTCACCTTCCCCGGCCTCACAATCCACCCTTATCAGCGTCAGGTGTTCCGGGGAGAAACGGAAATACCACTGACCCATCTGGAATTTAGCGTCCTTCTTTATCTGGCGCAGCAGCCCGGACGGGTGTTCAGCCAGCAGCAGATTTTTGAAGCTGTCTGGAATGAGGACAGTGAAACATGTCAACATTCTGTTGTCAGTATCATTCACCAGCTCCGCAAGAAGGTAGAGCCTGATCCGGCGCAGCCGGTTTATATCCAGACCGTGATTCATACCGGATATAAGTTTGTCGTACCAAAGGAATAA
- a CDS encoding helix-turn-helix transcriptional regulator, which yields MPKDRLLYLGNCIRNARISCGLTQQELADQSNVAIKTVQMIEKGQMNPSYEILYPLIKRLGISANTLFEPEISDTDEKIQRFIGKFQSCSPQSRQILLNTLNYLAEQLLALQSNPKNKDSE from the coding sequence ATGCCTAAAGACAGGTTACTATATCTGGGCAACTGCATACGGAATGCCAGAATTTCTTGCGGTCTGACGCAACAGGAACTGGCCGATCAATCCAATGTGGCCATCAAAACAGTCCAGATGATTGAAAAAGGACAAATGAACCCTTCCTATGAAATTCTGTATCCACTCATCAAACGTCTGGGAATCTCCGCCAATACTCTGTTCGAGCCGGAAATTTCTGATACAGACGAGAAGATTCAGCGCTTCATCGGAAAGTTCCAGTCCTGCAGTCCTCAGAGCCGCCAGATTCTTTTAAACACACTGAACTATCTGGCTGAGCAGCTCCTGGCTCTCCAGAGCAATCCAAAAAACAAAGATTCTGAATAA
- a CDS encoding sigma-70 family RNA polymerase sigma factor has product MKLNRQEKEIVRRKFCAYCIKVLHGEALNYLDELERQRKREVNFSELLQKDLDALYCCDDYDIADYFTVMGRQVPVRNEWIYKALKKLPIKKREIILMLYFLDMTEKEIAACLKLVQSTVHYHKDDSLRLMRKLME; this is encoded by the coding sequence TTGAAATTGAACCGTCAGGAAAAAGAAATCGTGCGGAGAAAATTTTGTGCTTACTGCATTAAAGTTCTGCATGGTGAGGCACTGAATTATCTTGATGAATTGGAGCGGCAGAGAAAACGGGAAGTGAATTTTTCAGAACTTCTGCAGAAAGACCTAGACGCTCTGTATTGCTGTGATGATTATGATATAGCAGATTATTTCACCGTTATGGGCAGGCAGGTTCCAGTCCGTAATGAATGGATATACAAAGCACTGAAAAAACTTCCCATAAAAAAACGGGAAATTATTCTGATGCTTTATTTCCTGGATATGACGGAGAAAGAAATCGCTGCCTGCCTGAAATTGGTGCAGAGTACCGTGCATTATCACAAAGATGATTCTTTAAGACTTATGAGAAAATTGATGGAGTGA
- a CDS encoding helix-turn-helix domain-containing protein: protein MKSKKHREPPEFETIQAAIEGDAEAINQVLSYFQSFIKSECKREYKDDFGRVHYVTDEYMKRRMETKLITKILDFKIRL from the coding sequence ATGAAATCTAAGAAGCATAGAGAACCGCCGGAGTTTGAAACCATCCAGGCGGCTATCGAAGGTGACGCCGAAGCAATCAATCAGGTGCTTTCCTATTTTCAGTCATTTATCAAGAGTGAGTGTAAGAGAGAATACAAGGATGATTTTGGGAGAGTTCACTATGTGACGGATGAATATATGAAAAGGCGGATGGAGACAAAGCTGATTACAAAAATTCTGGATTTTAAGATCCGGCTATAA
- a CDS encoding conjugal transfer protein translates to MDTKKLLRYTMQLAMLKQLLTKKLIDENEYSLIQKRLMKDYGIVSNITA, encoded by the coding sequence ATGGATACAAAAAAGTTACTGCGATATACAATGCAGTTGGCTATGTTAAAACAGCTTTTAACAAAGAAATTGATTGATGAAAATGAGTATTCTTTGATACAGAAAAGATTGATGAAAGATTATGGTATCGTTTCCAATATTACCGCTTGA
- a CDS encoding recombinase family protein has protein sequence MEIELIKANDFSKGSAGKRVERLRVAAYCRVSTDDEDQTKSYNSMVRYYTDLIQNNNEWVFAGIYADKAITGTKTDKRNEFQRLIQDCMDGKIDLIIAKSIPRFARNTLDTLKYVRMLKERNIAIYFEVEKINTIKDGEFLMTILSSVAQQEVENTSAYVKKGLKMKMKRGELVGFQGCTGYDYDVATKSISINEEGAEVVRYIFERYVAGAGSTMIARELNEQGIMTIKGNLWVPSSVMGIINNEKYKGDILQGKTFTADPISKRRLQNLGEEDRYYIHDHHKPIISEEMFARAQEIRRRRNVNRKHGVTPGKREKFSRQYAFSCLLECGFCGANLSRRRWHSNSKYKKTIWQCVKATKKGKRFCPDSKGIPEQVIEEAFVESYRMLCRDNKDVLEEFLKRTEKALGENSAKDQLNKLQKKIDNLSYKRKKLLDNYLSGIVEQDIYEETDVSLKTDLSNTKAKLEYFQQQADEESSLQRRITDFKKALSQNEVLEEFDRGIFESIIEKVIVGGYDENGEKDPYKITFIYKTGFTNGIGNAKKRFGKSVGVGDKAKKMCSDVSDKVKDVYSNISDNTCRDGCSAVRCILLKIELLRSGIHSNKEEVLWL, from the coding sequence ATGGAAATAGAATTGATTAAGGCAAATGACTTTTCCAAAGGTTCTGCCGGAAAACGTGTTGAGCGATTGAGAGTTGCCGCTTATTGTCGTGTGAGTACGGACGATGAGGATCAAACTAAAAGTTATAATTCTATGGTGAGATATTATACGGATCTCATTCAAAATAACAATGAGTGGGTTTTTGCAGGCATTTATGCTGATAAAGCTATTACAGGAACTAAAACGGATAAGAGAAACGAATTTCAAAGGCTGATCCAGGATTGTATGGACGGGAAGATTGATCTAATCATCGCAAAAAGTATCCCACGTTTTGCCAGAAATACGCTGGATACTTTAAAATATGTTCGCATGCTGAAAGAGAGAAATATCGCAATTTATTTTGAAGTAGAAAAAATCAATACCATAAAAGACGGCGAATTTCTTATGACAATTTTAAGTTCTGTGGCGCAGCAGGAGGTTGAAAATACTTCTGCCTATGTGAAAAAAGGATTAAAGATGAAAATGAAACGTGGGGAACTTGTTGGTTTTCAGGGTTGTACTGGATATGATTATGATGTGGCAACAAAATCAATTTCTATTAACGAAGAAGGGGCAGAAGTTGTTCGTTATATATTTGAGCGGTATGTAGCGGGAGCCGGAAGCACTATGATTGCCAGAGAACTAAATGAACAAGGGATAATGACGATTAAAGGAAATCTTTGGGTGCCATCTAGTGTCATGGGAATTATAAATAACGAAAAGTATAAGGGCGACATTTTACAGGGAAAGACATTTACGGCTGATCCGATCTCAAAAAGGCGGTTGCAAAATTTGGGGGAAGAAGATCGGTATTATATACATGATCATCACAAACCGATTATTTCAGAAGAAATGTTTGCCAGAGCGCAGGAAATCAGAAGGCGCAGAAACGTAAACCGCAAGCATGGCGTTACACCTGGAAAAAGAGAAAAATTCAGTCGTCAGTATGCGTTTAGCTGTTTGCTGGAATGTGGATTTTGTGGAGCCAATCTTTCACGCAGACGTTGGCACAGCAATTCAAAGTATAAAAAAACAATATGGCAGTGCGTGAAAGCTACGAAAAAAGGTAAGCGTTTTTGTCCGGATAGTAAAGGAATCCCAGAGCAGGTAATAGAGGAAGCCTTTGTGGAGTCATACCGGATGCTTTGCAGAGACAATAAGGATGTATTGGAAGAATTTTTGAAGCGTACTGAAAAAGCTCTTGGAGAAAATTCTGCAAAGGATCAGTTGAACAAGCTTCAAAAAAAGATTGATAATCTTTCATATAAGAGAAAAAAGCTGTTGGATAATTATTTGAGCGGCATTGTGGAGCAGGATATTTATGAAGAAACAGACGTAAGTCTCAAAACAGATTTAAGTAATACAAAAGCTAAGCTGGAGTATTTCCAACAGCAGGCAGATGAAGAAAGTTCGCTGCAAAGGAGAATTACAGATTTTAAGAAAGCACTGTCTCAAAATGAGGTGCTGGAGGAATTTGACAGAGGTATCTTTGAGAGTATAATTGAAAAGGTAATCGTTGGCGGTTACGATGAAAATGGAGAAAAAGATCCCTATAAAATCACTTTCATATATAAAACAGGATTTACAAACGGAATTGGAAATGCAAAGAAGCGTTTTGGAAAGTCCGTTGGTGTCGGGGACAAAGCGAAAAAAATGTGTTCCGATGTCAGTGACAAGGTGAAGGATGTGTATTCCAATATTAGTGACAACACATGTCGAGACGGTTGTTCTGCTGTCCGCTGTATCTTATTGAAAATTGAATTGCTGAGATCGGGAATTCATTCCAATAAGGAGGAGGTTTTATGGCTATAA
- a CDS encoding RNA polymerase sigma factor, translating into MWEFTIFTGLEFSCFNNRREKGGRNVNYTEAVALAKAGNERGYGFLYEATYKSKYYLALQYMKNEEAAEDVLQEAYLRAFRKIDTLAEPEAFPGWMGKIVANTAKNMLAKKNPMLFSEIGSEDEDDNFEYRIEDDSIENQPELSYTRQETQELVRQMIDSLSEEQRLCILMFHIEGVPISEIAATLGCSENTVKSRLNYGRKNLKKRAEELQKKGYKLYNVAPLPLFLYLLRAQAGYLSADGTLAAAGRSAAQTVFQSISQTGAAGTAGAGGAAGGQMASGAQTAAKAGGAAKAGLLHTTLGKVAAVTVGVCLAGGAAFYGVSQFMDRDEEPAAVQEQQEPEEPQEQQELEQEPEETPEAVRDEEYPELIAGNLTKEELEYVLAYGPQEIPEQGFQEDEIEQILNALCEASSRSGDMIEEYGVDANWRPQFSAEDINRMFASFSDHQFTEENDEDGVEYGVNIDGDVLTYVPATLNYICEAQITSAEYTDEEMDLYYTYDYRGESRQESTQKKAVLMPNEEGLYQIVRIEEVESVDGQGGTDTGNSENLQSEAELPVGTYSFVAPVGGLRTSLTIEASGTAEIIEFMSGTGESNTTTYQISVEGTDPASGITTYTLIPADGSDNRILTYDSNQDILHDVSAGFDWTPVEN; encoded by the coding sequence TTGTGGGAATTTACAATTTTTACAGGTTTAGAATTTTCCTGTTTCAATAATAGAAGAGAAAAAGGAGGAAGAAACGTGAATTATACAGAGGCAGTTGCCCTCGCAAAAGCGGGGAATGAAAGGGGGTATGGGTTTCTTTATGAAGCCACCTATAAAAGCAAATATTACTTGGCGCTCCAATATATGAAGAATGAAGAAGCGGCGGAGGACGTCCTGCAGGAAGCGTATCTGAGAGCTTTTAGGAAAATAGATACACTGGCGGAGCCGGAAGCATTCCCGGGATGGATGGGGAAGATTGTAGCGAATACGGCAAAGAATATGCTGGCCAAAAAGAATCCAATGCTGTTTTCTGAAATAGGGAGCGAGGATGAGGACGACAATTTTGAATACCGGATTGAAGATGACAGTATTGAAAACCAGCCGGAATTGTCCTATACAAGACAAGAGACACAGGAGTTGGTGCGCCAGATGATCGATTCCCTCTCAGAAGAGCAGAGACTGTGTATCCTGATGTTCCATATTGAAGGCGTGCCCATCAGTGAAATCGCGGCCACTCTGGGGTGTTCAGAAAATACAGTTAAGTCCCGTCTGAATTACGGACGGAAGAATCTGAAGAAGAGAGCAGAAGAACTGCAGAAAAAAGGTTACAAATTGTACAACGTGGCTCCGCTGCCGCTGTTCCTCTATCTGCTTCGGGCACAGGCTGGATATTTGTCCGCGGATGGAACGCTGGCTGCCGCGGGAAGATCAGCGGCTCAGACCGTCTTTCAGTCAATCTCTCAGACAGGAGCGGCTGGAACTGCGGGAGCAGGAGGAGCGGCAGGAGGGCAGATGGCCTCCGGAGCCCAGACAGCAGCAAAAGCAGGAGGAGCGGCCAAAGCCGGCTTGCTGCATACGACCCTGGGAAAAGTGGCGGCAGTGACGGTAGGTGTATGTCTGGCGGGAGGCGCCGCGTTCTATGGCGTTTCTCAGTTTATGGATCGGGACGAAGAACCGGCAGCCGTCCAGGAACAGCAGGAACCGGAAGAACCCCAGGAGCAGCAGGAACTAGAACAAGAGCCAGAAGAAACGCCGGAAGCGGTAAGAGATGAAGAATATCCGGAATTGATCGCTGGAAATCTTACCAAGGAAGAATTGGAATATGTGCTTGCCTATGGCCCCCAGGAGATTCCGGAGCAAGGATTCCAGGAAGATGAGATCGAGCAGATTTTAAACGCCCTTTGCGAGGCTTCCAGTCGGAGCGGAGACATGATCGAAGAATATGGGGTGGATGCAAATTGGCGTCCCCAGTTTTCCGCGGAAGATATAAACCGTATGTTTGCCTCCTTTAGTGATCACCAGTTTACAGAAGAAAATGATGAAGACGGCGTAGAGTACGGTGTCAACATTGATGGAGATGTGCTTACATACGTTCCGGCAACCCTCAACTATATCTGTGAGGCCCAGATTACTTCGGCGGAGTATACAGATGAAGAGATGGACCTGTATTATACCTATGATTACAGAGGGGAGAGCAGACAGGAAAGCACCCAGAAAAAGGCGGTGCTCATGCCGAACGAGGAAGGATTATACCAGATCGTCAGGATCGAGGAAGTGGAATCTGTCGATGGCCAGGGAGGAACAGACACTGGAAATTCCGAGAATCTTCAGTCGGAAGCGGAACTTCCGGTGGGAACTTACAGTTTTGTGGCGCCAGTCGGAGGATTGAGGACCTCTCTTACGATTGAAGCGTCAGGAACCGCTGAGATTATAGAATTTATGTCGGGAACGGGGGAAAGCAATACCACAACTTACCAGATTTCAGTAGAAGGAACAGACCCGGCCAGCGGAATAACGACTTATACTCTTATCCCCGCGGATGGAAGTGACAACAGGATTCTTACCTATGACAGCAATCAGGATATCCTTCACGATGTGAGCGCTGGATTTGACTGGACGCCGGTTGAAAACTAG
- a CDS encoding aminotransferase class V-fold PLP-dependent enzyme — MKNNTKENRKELEQITLRFIQDFFLLSQDLKEKEVITTAGAPLLERLRNMDIPENGRQPDEVIWEMTEQIYPFGCHSAHPRFLGFVPSGASYLSWLGDIMTSAYNRHAGSFANFPSGCIIEQNLLQWLARQAGFPRQAGGLFVSGGSMANLTALTVARDKILPEESWPLGTAYVSDQTHSSVAKGLHMIGIPESHIQKIPTDMTFRMDASALEQAIRSDLSKGLRPFTVIASAGTTNTGSVDPLPEIASICRRYGMWMHIDGAFGASVLLSRKHRHLLDGVQLADSLSWDAHKWLFQTYGCGMVFVKDKRDMVRSFHSHPEYLKDLDTEEESMNPWNLGPELTRPARGLKLWLTLQVMGSRQIGKAIDHGFDLAAYAQQVLSKYPDVQLLSPAQMCVVNFRFHPFGLTEEETDRLNLEIAQKILSSGYAGIFTTELRGKKALRLCLLHPETTNEDVSSILRYLDDCRRELLPAETYMAAAGGI; from the coding sequence ATGAAAAACAACACAAAGGAAAACAGAAAAGAATTGGAACAGATCACCTTGCGATTCATCCAAGACTTCTTCCTGCTCAGCCAGGATCTGAAGGAAAAAGAAGTGATCACCACGGCTGGAGCCCCTCTCCTGGAACGGCTGCGAAACATGGATATTCCAGAGAACGGCCGGCAGCCAGACGAAGTCATCTGGGAAATGACGGAACAGATCTACCCTTTTGGCTGCCATTCTGCCCATCCTCGTTTCTTAGGATTCGTTCCCAGCGGCGCTTCATACCTCTCCTGGCTTGGAGATATCATGACCTCTGCCTATAACCGCCATGCGGGAAGTTTCGCTAATTTCCCTTCCGGCTGTATCATCGAACAGAATTTACTCCAGTGGCTTGCCAGACAGGCAGGATTCCCCCGGCAGGCAGGCGGACTCTTTGTCTCCGGAGGCTCTATGGCCAACTTGACAGCCCTTACTGTCGCCAGGGATAAAATCCTGCCGGAAGAAAGCTGGCCTCTGGGGACCGCCTATGTTTCAGACCAAACTCACAGCTCTGTAGCAAAAGGACTGCACATGATCGGAATCCCAGAGTCCCATATCCAAAAGATCCCGACGGACATGACGTTCCGAATGGATGCCTCTGCCTTAGAGCAGGCCATCCGCTCAGACCTCTCCAAAGGTCTCCGCCCGTTTACCGTCATAGCCAGCGCTGGTACCACTAATACCGGAAGCGTAGATCCTTTGCCAGAGATTGCTTCTATCTGCCGAAGATATGGGATGTGGATGCATATAGACGGCGCCTTCGGCGCTTCCGTCCTTCTGTCTCGGAAGCATCGTCATCTCCTGGATGGAGTCCAGCTTGCCGACAGTCTGAGCTGGGACGCTCATAAATGGCTGTTCCAGACATATGGCTGCGGCATGGTCTTTGTCAAAGACAAACGAGATATGGTCCGCAGTTTCCACTCGCATCCAGAATATCTCAAAGACCTGGATACAGAGGAAGAATCTATGAATCCCTGGAATCTGGGGCCGGAGCTCACTCGTCCCGCCCGCGGCCTGAAACTTTGGCTTACCCTGCAGGTAATGGGATCCAGGCAGATAGGCAAGGCCATCGACCACGGTTTTGACCTGGCCGCATATGCCCAGCAGGTGCTTTCCAAATATCCGGATGTCCAGCTTCTCTCCCCCGCACAGATGTGTGTAGTCAATTTCCGATTCCATCCTTTTGGGCTGACGGAGGAAGAAACAGATCGGCTGAATCTGGAAATCGCACAGAAAATCCTTTCCAGTGGATACGCCGGCATCTTCACCACCGAATTGCGCGGGAAAAAGGCTCTCCGTCTGTGCCTCCTCCATCCGGAGACCACCAATGAGGACGTCTCTTCTATCTTAAGGTATCTGGACGACTGCCGCCGGGAACTCCTGCCCGCGGAAACTTATATGGCGGCGGCCGGGGGAATCTGA